A window of the Synechococcus sp. JA-3-3Ab genome harbors these coding sequences:
- a CDS encoding succinate dehydrogenase/fumarate reductase flavoprotein subunit → MLEHDIVIIGGGLAGCRAALEVMRRDPSLDLALVSKTHPIRSHSVAAQGGIAAALQNVDPQDSWEAHAFDTVKGSDYLADQDAVEILAREAPEVIIDLEHLGVLFSRLPDGRIAQRAFGGHSHPRTCYAADKTGQAILHELVSNLKRFGVKLYSEWYVLDLILAENQVQGVVMLEQASGRLEVLRAKAVMLATGGYGRIYNSTSNDFASTGDGMAMVARAGLPLQDMEFVQFHPTGLYPVGVLISEAVRGEGAYLINGKGERFMAAYAPSQMELAPRDITSRAIVTEVRAGRGIDGKDFVYLDLRHLGAEKIHTRLPFCWEEAHRHLGIDAVVDPIPVRPTVHYCMGGIPVTVDGQVLRDVQTRVEGLFAAGETACVSVHGANRLGSNSLLECVVFGRRTGAAMVEAVRGRALPKVDEGSLLKQAAGRIAGLLERSGKSRIDQVRRQFQDCMTEHCGVYRTESVLQEGIQKWQQIRQRYEQDLRLDDRGKVWNTELIEALELDNLMTVGALILASALERRESRGSHAREDYPQRDDQRFLQHTLAAFREGSPQISYRPVVITRFPPQERKY, encoded by the coding sequence ATGCTGGAACACGACATTGTCATCATCGGGGGAGGGCTGGCCGGTTGCCGAGCGGCTTTGGAGGTTATGCGACGGGATCCCAGCCTCGACCTGGCCTTGGTGTCCAAAACCCATCCCATTCGCAGCCACTCGGTAGCAGCCCAAGGGGGCATTGCCGCCGCCTTACAAAATGTTGATCCGCAAGATTCCTGGGAGGCTCATGCCTTCGATACCGTCAAGGGATCCGATTACCTAGCGGATCAAGATGCGGTGGAGATTCTAGCCCGGGAAGCCCCTGAGGTGATCATTGACCTGGAACACCTGGGGGTCTTGTTCTCCCGCCTGCCGGATGGCCGCATTGCCCAGCGGGCCTTTGGGGGACACAGCCACCCGCGCACCTGCTATGCCGCCGACAAAACTGGACAAGCCATTTTACACGAGTTGGTGAGCAACCTCAAGCGCTTTGGGGTCAAACTCTACAGCGAATGGTATGTGCTGGATCTGATCCTGGCAGAAAACCAAGTCCAGGGCGTGGTGATGTTGGAGCAGGCCAGCGGACGGCTGGAAGTGCTGCGGGCCAAGGCGGTTATGTTGGCTACAGGCGGCTATGGGCGCATCTACAACTCCACGTCCAACGACTTTGCTTCCACCGGCGATGGCATGGCAATGGTGGCGCGGGCCGGCCTGCCTCTGCAGGATATGGAGTTTGTGCAGTTTCATCCCACGGGCCTGTATCCGGTGGGGGTGTTGATCTCAGAGGCAGTGCGTGGAGAGGGGGCCTATCTGATCAATGGGAAGGGGGAGCGCTTCATGGCCGCCTATGCCCCCAGCCAGATGGAATTGGCCCCACGGGATATCACGTCGCGGGCAATTGTCACGGAGGTGCGGGCCGGGCGCGGTATTGACGGCAAAGATTTTGTCTACTTGGATCTGCGGCATCTGGGGGCAGAAAAGATCCACACTCGGCTGCCCTTCTGTTGGGAGGAGGCCCATCGCCACTTGGGCATCGATGCGGTTGTCGATCCCATTCCAGTGCGACCGACGGTGCACTACTGCATGGGTGGGATCCCGGTGACGGTGGATGGGCAGGTGTTGCGGGATGTCCAAACCCGTGTGGAAGGGCTGTTCGCTGCCGGTGAAACGGCCTGTGTTTCGGTGCATGGGGCTAATCGGCTGGGCAGCAACTCTCTCCTGGAGTGCGTTGTTTTCGGGCGGCGCACAGGGGCAGCCATGGTAGAAGCCGTCAGAGGTCGAGCCTTGCCGAAAGTGGACGAGGGATCCCTACTCAAACAGGCCGCCGGGCGGATTGCCGGGCTCCTGGAACGATCAGGGAAGAGCCGCATTGATCAGGTGCGGCGGCAATTTCAAGATTGCATGACCGAGCATTGTGGGGTCTACCGCACCGAATCGGTTCTCCAAGAGGGGATCCAAAAATGGCAGCAGATCCGCCAGCGTTACGAGCAGGATTTGCGCTTGGACGATCGGGGCAAGGTGTGGAACACCGAGCTGATCGAAGCGCTGGAGCTGGACAACCTCATGACGGTGGGGGCCTTGATCCTCGCCAGCGCCCTAGAACGGCGGGAAAGCCGTGGCTCCCACGCGCGGGAAGATTACCCCCAACGGGATGACCAACGGTTTTTACAACACACCTTGGCTGCCTTTCGCGAGGGATCCCCGCAGATCAGCTATCGCCCCGTGGTGATCACCCGGTTTCCCCCTCAGGAGCGAAAATACTAA
- a CDS encoding DUF4079 domain-containing protein gives MSIQLPRWLELALPFFHPVLMILAFALALYALYLGLQARRVRTASAEERKELIKGKFGQRHFLAGSLFLVLMVFGALGGMGVTYLNNGKLFVGPHLLAGLGIVALVASSAALAPLMKDGQKVWARNVHVLLNVVILAILGWQAVTGFQIVQRIVNQMLTTPQVA, from the coding sequence ATGAGCATTCAACTTCCTCGCTGGCTAGAACTGGCCTTGCCTTTCTTTCATCCTGTGCTGATGATTTTGGCGTTTGCGCTGGCCCTGTATGCCCTTTACCTGGGTCTGCAAGCGCGACGGGTGCGCACTGCCTCGGCAGAAGAACGCAAGGAGCTGATCAAAGGGAAGTTTGGTCAGCGGCATTTCCTCGCCGGATCCCTGTTCTTGGTGTTGATGGTGTTCGGAGCCCTGGGCGGCATGGGGGTTACCTACCTGAACAACGGCAAGCTGTTTGTTGGGCCTCACCTGCTGGCTGGGTTGGGCATTGTGGCCTTGGTGGCCAGCTCTGCGGCTCTAGCACCGCTGATGAAAGACGGGCAAAAGGTCTGGGCGCGTAATGTGCATGTCCTATTAAACGTGGTGATCCTGGCGATCTTGGGTTGGCAGGCGGTGACCGGCTTTCAGATTGTGCAGCGCATCGTCAACCAAATGCTGACCACACCCCAGGTGGCTTAA
- a CDS encoding DUF2949 domain-containing protein, with amino-acid sequence MLDPIPPPALEEYLLETGIIDRSQLSLAKKLQHRQQGPLLMILLELSFIDLEQLSRLLDLGRTYPFDHAANAG; translated from the coding sequence ATGCTAGATCCCATTCCCCCCCCAGCCCTTGAGGAATATCTATTGGAAACGGGCATTATCGACCGTTCTCAACTGAGCCTGGCCAAGAAGCTGCAGCATCGCCAGCAAGGGCCGTTGCTGATGATCCTTTTGGAGTTGAGTTTCATCGATCTGGAGCAGCTCAGCCGCCTTTTGGATTTGGGCCGCACCTACCCTTTTGACCATGCTGCAAACGCTGGATAG
- a CDS encoding RNA-guided endonuclease InsQ/TnpB family protein: MTQVLTVACKLKVSQSQAAKLDATMDAFVQALNWVNQNTPEKVVNAVKLQSLCYYQIRARFGLSSNLAQQVCRRVAGARKVARQRNRPVKEFKRRFVTYDARIFSFREKDWTVSLATVDGRERFELAIGNYQRGMLAGSNPKSATLVQRKDGSYSIQICVEAEPPKQQNTDKVIGVDLGRRDIAHTSEGDNWNGQQLNKVRDHYCRLRASLQRKASKGTRSCRRRCRQLLQRLSGKERRFQAWVNHSIAKRIVKTAKSLSACIGIEDLSGIRGRTNRQPRSREERRRSNSWAFYQLRRFIEYKAVRAGVKVVVVPAAYTSQICHKCPHIHPDSAQSYRKGKQFKCGHCGWEGDADFNGAKVIALLGAAVNQPRGSGLFCSLVEQSRLRATESPLRTALAVGVG; this comes from the coding sequence ATGACCCAAGTCCTGACTGTAGCTTGCAAACTCAAGGTGTCCCAGTCGCAAGCCGCCAAATTGGACGCGACAATGGATGCCTTTGTGCAGGCGTTGAACTGGGTCAACCAAAACACACCAGAAAAAGTAGTCAACGCAGTCAAACTCCAATCCCTTTGCTATTACCAGATTCGCGCTCGGTTTGGCTTGTCCAGTAATCTGGCCCAGCAGGTCTGCAGACGGGTGGCAGGCGCTCGCAAAGTGGCGAGACAGCGCAACCGTCCGGTTAAAGAGTTCAAGCGTAGGTTCGTTACCTACGATGCACGTATCTTCTCGTTTCGCGAGAAAGACTGGACAGTGTCGCTTGCCACGGTTGATGGAAGAGAACGCTTTGAGCTAGCCATTGGCAACTACCAGAGGGGAATGCTGGCTGGCTCTAACCCCAAATCGGCCACCCTAGTCCAGCGGAAGGACGGCTCCTACTCCATCCAGATTTGTGTCGAGGCAGAGCCCCCCAAGCAACAGAACACCGACAAGGTGATTGGTGTTGACCTGGGACGGCGAGACATTGCACATACCTCCGAAGGAGACAACTGGAATGGACAGCAGCTGAACAAAGTCCGAGATCACTACTGTCGGTTAAGAGCGTCTCTTCAGCGCAAGGCCAGTAAGGGCACCCGCAGTTGCAGGCGGCGATGCCGTCAACTGCTGCAACGGCTGTCTGGCAAAGAGAGACGCTTTCAAGCTTGGGTGAACCACAGTATCGCCAAGCGCATCGTTAAAACAGCAAAATCTCTTTCTGCCTGCATTGGGATTGAGGACTTGAGCGGCATCCGGGGGCGTACCAACCGGCAGCCCCGCAGTCGTGAGGAGCGGCGGCGTAGCAATAGCTGGGCGTTCTACCAGCTGCGGCGGTTTATCGAATACAAGGCTGTGAGGGCGGGTGTCAAAGTGGTAGTTGTCCCTGCGGCCTATACCTCGCAGATCTGCCACAAGTGCCCGCATATTCATCCCGACTCCGCTCAATCCTATCGCAAGGGTAAGCAGTTCAAATGCGGGCACTGCGGTTGGGAAGGGGATGCGGATTTTAACGGTGCGAAGGTGATTGCGCTTTTGGGGGCTGCCGTAAACCAGCCTAGAGGTTCGGGCCTGTTTTGTTCTCTGGTGGAGCAGAGCAGGCTCAGGGCTACTGAAAGCCCGCTCCGTACCGCTTTAGCGGTCGGAGTCGGGTAG
- a CDS encoding Era-like GTP-binding protein produces MTTPLTQAETVLQRCWDHWQSLASRRDLQPEFRALSTLRKRLTARLFSIAVFGLVNRGKSAVLNALTGEERLKVGPLNGVTQQPQSLLWQPEPGIPWRVKLVDTPGLNEVEGEAREQLAWDVARSADLIVFVIATDLTQLEYQALSELRTLYKPILLVLNKCDLYSEAELQAICAQISRHLGWVSPQEILTVAACPKPLKVRTHWPDGRITLEWERPAPQIEALRGRILQILQTEAGSLLALNVLKRLDRVQAQILEKQWQHHARFVEQWGQAVALGKGIVVGLAPLGLDLLLAPLLDGLWLLGLGVRLHLPRTALWRGLVSFREGLWRPLLLNGALLLLAEGVSSWLWGDWGNGLLPGLVAGVSLYRLGSLAPQVLSRFAARAFGLEAGLRALIGRERLAMTDCTASLPSSLA; encoded by the coding sequence ATGACCACTCCCTTGACCCAAGCCGAAACCGTTTTGCAAAGGTGCTGGGATCATTGGCAATCTCTGGCCAGCCGTCGGGATTTACAACCGGAGTTCAGGGCTCTATCCACTTTGCGCAAGCGCCTCACCGCGCGGCTGTTTTCCATTGCGGTGTTTGGGCTGGTCAACCGTGGCAAGTCGGCCGTCCTGAACGCCCTAACCGGCGAGGAGCGATTGAAGGTGGGCCCCCTCAATGGGGTCACTCAGCAGCCCCAATCCCTGCTGTGGCAGCCGGAGCCAGGGATCCCTTGGCGAGTGAAGCTGGTGGATACTCCGGGTTTGAACGAAGTGGAAGGAGAAGCCCGCGAACAGTTGGCCTGGGATGTGGCCCGCTCGGCGGATTTGATCGTGTTTGTCATCGCCACCGACCTGACCCAGTTGGAATACCAAGCTCTCTCGGAGCTGCGCACTCTATACAAGCCCATCCTGCTGGTGTTGAACAAATGCGATCTCTACTCCGAAGCGGAGTTGCAGGCCATTTGTGCCCAGATCAGCCGCCACCTGGGCTGGGTATCGCCACAGGAGATTTTGACCGTGGCCGCCTGCCCAAAACCCCTGAAAGTCCGCACCCACTGGCCGGATGGCCGCATTACTTTGGAATGGGAACGGCCTGCACCCCAAATTGAAGCCTTGCGGGGGCGAATTCTGCAGATTTTGCAAACCGAGGCGGGATCCCTTCTGGCTTTGAATGTGTTGAAGCGGCTGGATCGGGTTCAGGCTCAGATTTTGGAAAAACAGTGGCAGCATCATGCCCGCTTTGTGGAGCAATGGGGCCAAGCTGTCGCCCTCGGCAAGGGGATTGTGGTGGGCTTGGCTCCGCTGGGGTTGGATTTGCTGTTGGCCCCACTGCTGGATGGCCTTTGGCTGTTGGGCTTGGGAGTGCGGCTTCACCTACCCCGGACGGCCTTGTGGAGGGGGCTAGTCTCCTTTCGCGAGGGGCTGTGGCGACCGCTGCTGCTCAATGGGGCTCTGCTGCTGCTGGCGGAAGGGGTGAGTTCCTGGCTGTGGGGAGACTGGGGCAACGGCCTTTTGCCGGGTCTGGTGGCGGGGGTCAGCCTGTATCGCCTGGGATCCCTGGCGCCACAGGTGCTCAGCCGGTTTGCAGCCCGAGCGTTCGGCCTGGAAGCGGGCCTTCGTGCCTTGATCGGACGGGAAAGGTTGGCTATGACAGACTGCACAGCCTCTCTGCCAAGCTCCCTGGCCTAG
- a CDS encoding amino acid ABC transporter permease, with amino-acid sequence MSKDSIPLEQPIYPPPRIRKGIPFPVAQGLWLVLWLLLLVFTFSGVQLELAGIPIRTLRLNGNFVREWWWFISQGVGTTFQLSLVSILCATTLAFLSALAGLSQIAPLSSLSALYVSLMRGTPLFLQFLFIYQALPQLGLVFGSFTSAVLALSLNYGAYMSEIFRAGIQAIPIGQREAAYALGLKPWQTLWCIILPQAFRIVLPDIGNQFIAMQKDTALASAIALQELMGRARQAGLPRQHFFEALVVAALWYWLLTLILSFFQGRLERYLAR; translated from the coding sequence GTGAGCAAAGACTCTATCCCACTGGAGCAGCCCATTTACCCACCGCCCCGGATTCGAAAAGGGATCCCGTTCCCGGTGGCCCAGGGGTTGTGGTTGGTTTTGTGGCTGCTGTTGTTGGTGTTCACCTTCAGCGGGGTACAGTTGGAGTTGGCCGGGATCCCCATCCGTACCTTGCGTCTCAACGGCAACTTTGTGCGCGAGTGGTGGTGGTTCATCTCGCAAGGGGTGGGCACTACTTTTCAACTGTCCTTGGTCTCCATCCTCTGTGCCACCACCTTGGCCTTTTTGTCGGCACTGGCGGGCCTCTCCCAAATTGCCCCTCTAAGCAGCCTCTCCGCTCTCTATGTCTCGTTGATGCGGGGCACACCTCTATTCCTGCAGTTTTTGTTTATCTACCAGGCTTTGCCGCAACTGGGCCTGGTGTTCGGCTCGTTCACTTCGGCAGTGCTGGCCTTGAGCCTGAACTATGGCGCCTACATGAGCGAGATCTTCCGGGCCGGAATCCAAGCCATTCCCATTGGGCAGCGGGAAGCTGCCTATGCCCTGGGGCTTAAGCCCTGGCAAACCCTGTGGTGCATCATTTTGCCGCAAGCTTTCCGAATTGTCCTACCCGACATTGGCAATCAATTCATCGCCATGCAGAAAGACACTGCCCTGGCCAGTGCCATTGCTTTGCAGGAGTTGATGGGCCGGGCTCGACAGGCAGGTTTGCCGCGCCAACATTTTTTTGAGGCTTTGGTGGTGGCAGCGCTGTGGTACTGGCTGCTGACGTTGATCTTGTCATTTTTCCAGGGACGCTTGGAACGGTACCTGGCCCGCTAG
- the lipA gene encoding lipoyl synthase → MSVSPLPSWVKRSIGKASETSAVQQVIKQRGLHTICEEGRCPNRAECYSQKTATFLLMGGICTRACSFCQVASGRPAPLDPAEPEKVAEAVELLGLSYVVLTSVARDDLPDQGSGRFVEVMEAIRRRCPGTQIEVLTPDFRGDRECIARVVAAQPVCYNHNIETVRRLSQAVRRSSGYDLSLRVLRTVKELNPGLPTKSGLMLGHGETRAEVLETFRDLLAVGCNRLTLGQYLQPSLAHRPVERYWTPEEFAELGQIARQMGFRQVRSGPLVRSSYHAAEMVEN, encoded by the coding sequence ATGTCGGTTAGCCCTCTTCCCAGTTGGGTCAAGCGTTCCATCGGCAAAGCCAGCGAGACTTCAGCGGTGCAGCAGGTGATCAAGCAGCGGGGCCTGCACACCATTTGTGAGGAGGGGCGCTGTCCAAATCGAGCCGAGTGCTACAGCCAAAAAACCGCTACATTTCTGCTGATGGGAGGGATCTGTACCCGCGCCTGCTCTTTTTGCCAGGTGGCCAGTGGACGGCCCGCACCGTTGGATCCCGCAGAGCCGGAGAAAGTGGCCGAGGCGGTTGAGCTGCTGGGGCTCAGCTATGTGGTACTCACCTCGGTGGCCCGCGACGATCTGCCCGACCAGGGATCCGGTCGCTTTGTGGAGGTCATGGAGGCAATTCGGCGGCGCTGCCCCGGCACCCAGATCGAGGTGCTTACCCCCGACTTTCGCGGGGATCGCGAATGCATTGCCCGTGTGGTGGCTGCCCAGCCTGTTTGCTACAACCACAACATCGAAACGGTGCGACGCCTCTCCCAGGCAGTACGGCGCAGCTCCGGCTACGACTTGTCCTTGCGGGTTTTGCGAACGGTCAAGGAGCTGAATCCTGGATTACCCACCAAGTCTGGGCTGATGCTGGGGCATGGGGAGACCCGCGCAGAAGTGCTGGAAACTTTCCGGGATCTGCTGGCGGTGGGATGCAATCGTCTGACTCTGGGGCAATACCTACAACCTTCCTTGGCCCATCGCCCTGTGGAACGCTACTGGACTCCGGAAGAGTTTGCCGAGCTGGGCCAGATAGCCCGCCAGATGGGGTTTCGCCAGGTGCGCTCAGGGCCATTGGTGCGCAGCTCCTACCACGCTGCCGAAATGGTTGAGAACTAG
- a CDS encoding DUF3148 domain-containing protein, giving the protein MSEAQGLLPVGATVQVVEMPPYLKTADPMPMLRPAHLIRLHEQGVILQRRLLGTYSVQFANGIFLIDGKYLAPVGSLS; this is encoded by the coding sequence ATGTCTGAAGCCCAGGGTTTACTGCCGGTGGGGGCAACGGTTCAAGTGGTGGAGATGCCTCCTTACCTAAAAACGGCTGACCCAATGCCGATGTTGCGCCCGGCCCATTTGATCCGCTTGCACGAACAAGGGGTGATCCTGCAGCGGCGGCTGTTGGGCACCTACAGTGTGCAGTTTGCCAATGGCATCTTTCTCATAGACGGAAAATATCTCGCGCCGGTGGGATCCCTGTCCTGA
- a CDS encoding ABC transporter substrate-binding protein: MSVSRRRSLQALFLTLAGCWALGTHQGSLLAQGSDLLAQVQERGVLRVSTDSNYRPQSYLNPDGSWEGFDVDVAREIAKRLGVKAEFLDINFDVITAGSWNGRWDVNVGSMTVTAERQKALLFTIPYYYTPASFVVHQASTLTDIAALEGKRVGVGTATTYQAYLEGNLTLEGETIQVPAPRVDIRIYDTDSLALQDLALGDGTRLDAVLTALPTAENAIREGLPLKTLGDPVYYEALAVALDRSSPAPSESLQAKINEILESMHADGTLTALSKRYYGIDLTKKAE; encoded by the coding sequence ATGTCTGTTTCTCGACGCCGATCCCTACAAGCCCTCTTCTTGACCCTGGCCGGATGCTGGGCTCTGGGCACACACCAGGGATCCCTGCTGGCCCAAGGTAGCGATTTGTTGGCTCAAGTTCAAGAGCGGGGGGTACTCCGGGTTTCCACCGACTCCAATTACCGTCCTCAGAGCTACCTCAATCCCGACGGCAGTTGGGAAGGATTTGACGTGGATGTGGCGCGCGAGATCGCCAAGCGCTTGGGGGTAAAGGCTGAGTTTCTGGATATCAACTTCGATGTCATCACCGCCGGATCTTGGAATGGCCGCTGGGATGTCAATGTCGGCTCCATGACCGTAACTGCCGAACGCCAGAAAGCTCTGCTGTTTACCATTCCCTACTACTACACCCCCGCCAGCTTCGTGGTCCACCAAGCCTCGACCCTGACCGATATCGCCGCTTTGGAAGGAAAGCGAGTTGGGGTGGGCACCGCCACCACCTACCAAGCTTACCTGGAGGGCAACCTCACCCTGGAAGGAGAGACCATCCAAGTTCCAGCCCCGCGGGTGGACATTCGCATCTACGACACCGATAGCCTGGCTCTGCAGGATTTGGCACTGGGGGATGGCACCCGCCTGGATGCAGTCTTGACGGCTTTGCCGACGGCTGAAAACGCCATTCGGGAAGGACTGCCCCTGAAAACTCTGGGGGATCCGGTCTACTATGAAGCCTTGGCTGTGGCCTTGGATCGCTCCAGCCCTGCCCCTTCCGAGAGCTTACAAGCCAAAATCAACGAAATTTTAGAATCCATGCATGCGGACGGCACGCTAACAGCCCTCTCGAAGCGGTATTACGGCATTGATCTGACGAAAAAAGCTGAGTGA
- the mazG gene encoding nucleoside triphosphate pyrophosphohydrolase: MLQTLDSLQPDWQQALARWFAAEQGSLLLKSCGGQDLAKLRSVLQQICSPVQSVTLLTEDLEVVAGPLTLQSWDPQATGHFAHLYLERSASSSHMSRLAAVVARLRAPDGCPWDRAQTPESLTPYILEEAYETVAAIRAGDPAAIAEELGDLLLQVVLQSQIFAEQNHFDLEAVAAGIADKLIRRHPYVFGDAVMADLPELHRSWEQIKQRERPDQSLGQKLLHYAQSLPPLMAALKISCKVVGAGFEWPTVEGIWAKIREEEAELRRELERDPPDPTRQEAELGDLLFALVNLGRWYGLDAAQADTFTLNTAEHHCSTMQR, translated from the coding sequence ATGCTGCAAACGCTGGATAGTCTTCAGCCCGACTGGCAACAGGCTCTGGCTCGGTGGTTCGCTGCTGAGCAGGGATCCCTGCTGCTGAAAAGCTGTGGGGGCCAGGATCTGGCGAAGCTGCGCAGTGTTTTGCAACAGATCTGTTCTCCTGTCCAGTCTGTTACGTTGCTAACAGAAGACTTGGAGGTGGTGGCCGGCCCATTGACGCTCCAAAGCTGGGATCCTCAAGCGACGGGCCATTTTGCCCACCTTTATCTGGAGCGTTCCGCCTCTAGCTCACACATGAGTCGTTTGGCGGCTGTTGTTGCTCGGTTGCGCGCTCCCGACGGGTGTCCTTGGGATCGGGCCCAAACTCCAGAGTCTCTTACCCCCTACATTCTTGAAGAAGCGTATGAGACGGTAGCTGCCATTCGAGCCGGGGATCCGGCAGCAATTGCCGAAGAGCTGGGGGATTTGTTGTTGCAGGTGGTGTTGCAGTCTCAGATCTTTGCCGAGCAGAACCACTTTGATCTGGAAGCTGTGGCTGCGGGAATTGCCGATAAGCTCATCCGCCGTCACCCCTATGTGTTTGGGGATGCTGTGATGGCAGATCTTCCGGAGTTGCACCGCTCTTGGGAACAGATCAAGCAAAGGGAGCGACCGGATCAAAGCCTTGGCCAAAAACTGCTGCACTATGCCCAAAGTTTGCCTCCCCTAATGGCTGCCCTGAAAATTTCCTGCAAAGTGGTGGGGGCAGGGTTTGAGTGGCCAACGGTGGAGGGGATCTGGGCCAAGATCCGCGAGGAAGAAGCCGAGCTGCGTCGAGAATTGGAGAGGGATCCCCCCGATCCAACTCGGCAGGAAGCCGAACTGGGGGATCTGCTTTTTGCCCTGGTCAACTTGGGCCGTTGGTATGGTTTGGATGCTGCCCAAGCTGATACATTTACGCTGAACACTGCTGAACATCACTGTTCAACTATGCAGCGATAG
- a CDS encoding aspartate aminotransferase family protein — protein MQETLEKAAVALQAELNLEPFWMPFTANRQFKANPRLLVAARDMYYTSHDGRQILDGTAGLWCVNAGHCRPPIVEAIQQQVAQLDYAPAFQMGHPKAFQLAEQLIQLTPAGLDHVFFTNSGSEAVDTALKMAIAYHRLRGQGSRQRLIGRERGYHGVGFGGISVGGISNNRKFFGSLIPGVDHLPHTHNLEQNAFSRGLPRWGSHLAEDLERIVALHDASTIAAVIVEPVAGSTGVLLPPVGYLEKLRAICDKYGILLIFDEVITGFGRLGSPFAANYFGVVPDLICCAKGLTNGTIPMGAVIVKQEIYSAFMEAAGSADDLHRPGDNSRTLSWSPIEFFHGYTYSGHPVASAAGLATLNLYREEGLFERAANLAPLWEEALHSLRGLPHVIDVRNLGLVGAIELEGIPGRPTARAFEAFLRCYERGVLIRTTGDTIALSPPLIIEEAHIEHLIATLKRVLQELP, from the coding sequence ATGCAAGAAACCCTGGAGAAAGCAGCCGTCGCCCTGCAAGCGGAGCTGAATCTGGAGCCTTTTTGGATGCCCTTTACGGCCAATCGGCAATTTAAAGCCAACCCGCGCCTGTTGGTGGCCGCCCGAGACATGTATTACACCAGCCACGATGGCCGCCAAATCCTAGATGGGACTGCCGGGCTGTGGTGTGTGAATGCCGGCCACTGTCGTCCCCCGATTGTGGAAGCGATCCAACAGCAGGTGGCCCAACTGGACTACGCCCCAGCTTTTCAGATGGGCCATCCCAAAGCCTTTCAACTGGCAGAGCAGCTCATCCAGCTCACTCCTGCCGGACTGGATCACGTTTTTTTCACCAACTCTGGCTCTGAGGCGGTGGATACGGCCCTGAAAATGGCCATCGCCTACCATCGCTTACGCGGACAGGGATCCCGGCAGCGGCTGATTGGCCGGGAACGGGGCTACCACGGCGTTGGCTTTGGGGGCATCTCGGTCGGGGGCATCTCCAACAACCGCAAGTTTTTCGGCAGCCTCATTCCCGGAGTGGATCACCTGCCCCACACCCACAACCTGGAGCAAAACGCCTTTAGCCGCGGCCTGCCCCGCTGGGGATCCCACTTGGCAGAAGACTTGGAGCGGATCGTCGCTCTCCACGATGCCAGCACGATTGCAGCGGTGATCGTAGAGCCGGTTGCCGGTTCAACGGGGGTGTTGCTGCCGCCGGTGGGCTATTTGGAAAAGCTGCGGGCCATTTGCGACAAATACGGCATTCTGCTCATCTTCGATGAGGTGATCACCGGCTTTGGGCGTCTGGGATCCCCTTTTGCGGCCAATTACTTTGGGGTGGTGCCGGATCTGATTTGCTGTGCCAAGGGCCTCACCAATGGCACCATCCCGATGGGCGCAGTGATCGTCAAGCAAGAGATCTACAGCGCCTTCATGGAGGCTGCTGGTTCCGCTGATGACCTGCACCGTCCAGGGGACAACAGCAGGACGCTGTCCTGGAGCCCCATCGAGTTTTTCCACGGCTACACCTACTCCGGCCACCCAGTTGCCAGTGCCGCCGGCTTGGCTACCCTGAACCTGTATCGAGAAGAAGGCTTGTTCGAGCGGGCTGCCAACCTCGCTCCCCTCTGGGAGGAGGCTCTCCATTCCCTACGGGGCTTGCCTCATGTCATCGATGTGCGCAACCTCGGCTTGGTGGGGGCAATTGAATTGGAAGGGATCCCTGGCCGACCGACAGCGCGGGCTTTTGAAGCTTTTTTGCGCTGCTACGAACGTGGGGTATTGATTCGCACTACAGGTGATACCATTGCCCTTTCCCCGCCTTTGATCATCGAGGAAGCCCATATTGAACACCTGATCGCCACCCTGAAGCGAGTTCTTCAAGAGCTACCTTAG